Proteins encoded within one genomic window of Candidatus Hydrogenedentota bacterium:
- a CDS encoding branched-chain amino acid ABC transporter permease codes for MRQGDLILQYFLSGITKGSIYAVVAIGFNLIYSATGILNFAQGEFVMLGGMVAVTLAFFLPLPVAVAAAVLIVALVGGLLELVFFRRLRRHSLLHMVIITIGLSIVIQEAALHVWDEKVRSLPYFTGNEISSVHLFGAAISPQVLWVLATVGVTVVLLHGFLKYTMRGRAMRACSSNPEAAMLAGINIPNMRTLSFVLSAALGAMAGCVISPITMTHYEMGSGLAIKGFSAAILGGLGNPLAAVLGGLLVGVLEAFSVSVLPAAYNDVTAFAILLLVLFVRPHGLLGRPAGESVREF; via the coding sequence ATGAGACAAGGCGATCTCATACTGCAGTATTTTCTGTCCGGCATCACGAAGGGCAGTATCTATGCGGTCGTAGCCATCGGGTTCAACTTGATCTATAGCGCGACAGGCATTTTGAACTTCGCCCAAGGCGAGTTCGTCATGCTGGGCGGCATGGTGGCGGTTACCTTGGCTTTTTTCCTGCCGTTGCCGGTGGCGGTGGCGGCCGCGGTGTTGATCGTCGCGTTGGTGGGGGGCCTGCTTGAGCTGGTGTTCTTTCGCCGGTTGCGGCGGCACTCGCTGCTGCACATGGTGATCATCACGATCGGGTTGTCCATCGTCATACAGGAAGCCGCGTTGCACGTGTGGGACGAGAAGGTGCGGTCTCTTCCTTACTTCACGGGCAACGAGATCTCATCGGTCCACTTGTTCGGGGCGGCGATCTCGCCGCAAGTGCTGTGGGTGTTGGCCACGGTCGGGGTTACCGTCGTTCTTCTGCACGGATTCCTGAAGTACACGATGCGCGGCCGGGCGATGCGCGCATGTTCGTCGAATCCCGAGGCCGCCATGCTCGCCGGCATCAACATCCCGAACATGCGGACATTGTCCTTTGTCCTGAGCGCGGCGTTGGGCGCGATGGCCGGCTGCGTGATTTCACCGATTACGATGACCCACTATGAAATGGGCAGCGGGCTGGCGATCAAAGGCTTCTCCGCAGCCATCCTGGGCGGACTGGGCAATCCGCTGGCTGCCGTGCTGGGCGGGCTGCTGGTGGGGGTGTTGGAGGCATTCAGCGTGAGCGTACTGCCGGCGGCTTACAACGACGTGACGGCGTTCG